A window of Rhipicephalus microplus isolate Deutch F79 chromosome X, USDA_Rmic, whole genome shotgun sequence genomic DNA:
TGCATATAGTTAGTAATAATGCCTCGCTGTGTTTCTTCAGCTGATCGACGAAGCACGTCGCCGATCGCCAGTCAACGTGCCTAGCGCGCCAAGCGCGAAGGAGTAGAGCCTAAAGTCAGTTGAAAGTGTTCTGTCACTCTGCGCTGTTTTTGTTGTCTTTGTCTTTGTGTGCTTATAGTTCTCAGCATAAGAGTAGTGCTGAATAACATGCACCACCTCTCCCACATGGTCCAGTGGCCCAAGCCATGAAAGGTAAGCAACAACAGAAAACACAAAAATAGGTCCTCCGAATTAAGGAGTGCCCCACTAATCCAGCATTGATTATTTAAGCATGATCTTTGAAAatggtgctaaatttacgcaaaTACTTTGCTATCGAAGCTTAAGGACATGAACCTAAAGTGAATAAAATCACCAGCTCGTACTTAACGGACCTTCAGAGTGCACGACGGTTATTTCATAAATTCCAGATGGACGGCAACCACTTTCGGTGGTGCAACCTGTGCACCATCTTCTCCGCAGTACATGGTTTCTGGAGGTGCTGGAAAAAAATGCGCTATTCTGCTGcccaaaggtagcatatacagtgattcgaaggcagcgttCATTCGCTGGTTTTCTCGCGCAGACCGTCAAATGAACGTTGTATTCTCTCTCTAAAGACTATCGCGTTTCGACGACTTTCGACAGCGAAGCGCGCCGATATATACGCCGCCAAATATATTTACCCTTTGTCTTTCAATGCTTTTTGGAAAATGAAGCTTCAGTTGATAGAGTATGCCGTTTTGTGCTTTTCTCTTATCTAGTGTTCCCGTTCGTTTTTTGTGAAGTTAGGTCAAAGCATAGCCAAGCAGCCGAGACGTTTTCTCTTCCGCCACCTGCCTCAAAAATTAGCAGAACTAGCGCAAAGTAGCCAATCCTGGCCCTCTTGCTGACGAGTTTGAGTTCCTAATGCCTTTTAAATATTTTCTTCTCCCCATTTTCATCAAATCAACTGCTGTGCCGTCGTCTCTAAAACAAATAACAAAAATTATTTGCGCCAAGTCAGTACATAATACTGAAATTATAATGTTACAGCGCGTACAGACAACACGCACCACGAAGAAATTCTTTCAGGAGCTTTCTAATGTCACCGTCAATTCCACCCAAAGGTTCCGTGTACCGGTGTTCTTTCATTGTACTCACCTAGTTAACTTACCTGCATCAAAACGATAGTATTTTGTAATAAAGAATAAAATACCTTTCTTACCATTTTGACGTCATTAAATTATTAGTAACATTGCCCTGCATATATTTAACACGTGAATTTTTGTCTTTCCGTTGTGCAATTTAGTTTTAGCTGGTTTATGCGGCcattttttacagcgcaagctgcTGTGAGATCACAACGGCCGTTGCGCCGTAATTGTCCGTCGCCGGCGGTGTCCGTAAGCGGTGAGTAAATAAAGACACTCAAGGTAGACTGGGATTAAAAGCCGGCTACCCTGcacgccagcccagtattctacctctgagctacgcCGGTTCTTGAAACTCCTTTGGAAACTGACCCTTCGCAGGTTTCATGTCATggaaggaatcgcgttaataatCTGCAACAAAGTGTTTTTGAACACCAAAAGAGCTATGAGGCTTCACAAACACAAATTGCGTATCGAGTGGGTCGTTCAGTGCTACGACATCATCACAATAGCGTTAGAGATAGTTTGTTACCATCGTAAGACCCAAGCATAAAAAAATGCATAACATTCCTTGCAAGCGTGTAGAAGTTAGCATGCTTCTTCGAAGAATAACGAAGTATGGCGTAGTGGATGGCTCCCAACTACACAAATTTATTATTTATGATACAGTGGGTAGGTATACTGCAAGGGTTTTTAAACAGTTACCCTAAGAGTGTTTAAATATGGCTCTAAAAGGCCACTCTTGCACCTTGAGGTATGGCAGTGGTGTGCGTTCCGCCAGGTCTGTCTGTTTTTAGCGCCGCAACTACGTATGTTCTTTCATCCGTTGTTGCCAAGCAGCATGTATATCTGAGCAAATTAAAATGAACCTCCCTAaacgcttatttttttatttgctgtcgTTTCTTATGTTGTTGTCATCATTTGTAGTTTTAATCAGTGTGTAAATACGCATAAATGAGTACCAAATGCATTATTTCAACTCACCATTTTTATTTTACTGTACATTCATCAACGGAAACAGGAGCATTTCCTCTACCAACGTCACACAGAAGGATGATGTAAAATATGTAAGATGAGTGTGAAAAGCCTGAGAAGCTAAAAAAAATTAGAATTATGGAAGTAAATGGTGGTGAAGTATGGTCGCTAGTTATGATGCGGGTTCATTTTCATGACCAGCCACCACAATGAAGCTGGTGATCATTCAAGGCCTCTTGTTTGGTTTTTGTTATTCTGAACAGCTGTCACTGGTGCACCTTAGTGTGTGTTTAAATTTCTGTAGACGCCTACATTCAAGTTTTTATTACAGCTCGCACGTCAAGACGTAGACAGCGTTTATATCCGAGGAGTTTTGTGAGGTCGAACCAAGCCGAGCAAAGGAAACATTAGTCAAACTGACCATGAATTTAGAAAAGTGCTCATGATGGTTAACGAAAAAGTTTGTGAGGCAATAGTACCTGAAGATGCCTGAAGTTTAGTGCATGAATGCCTTGAGGGGTGAAAAAGGCGTACGAGGGCTCTTCCTGTAAAATGTTTGCGCTGCCCGCGTACAACAGGCTGGCTGTTGGCCTACGCATTTCGTGCACAGCGTACCTCGACGCCAAGCACAATCTCACGTTCAGGAAAGACGTTGATGAGGGGAACCTTTACTTTCATGGGAATTTGTGTTTCATCGCATACGCTGAATTTGTACTTTCTGACGAGTTTAGAGAGGACAGCCTTGAGTTCGAGCAGAGCGAGGCGCTTACCGATGCATTCACGCGGTCCAAAGCCGAACGAAACGGTGGACGCCGCGAGGCGCTCCCCATCGAGACGCTCGCTGAACCTGTCCGGATTGAAGTCGTAAGGGTCACTCCACAGATCGGCGTCGTGAAGAACATTCCACGTCGGCAAGATTATGTGTGAACCTTTCGGAATGACGTGGCCGCTTGTCAGCCGAGTGTCTTTGGTGCATATGCGCGACGTAACTAGCACCAAAGGCGGGTAGAGACGCAGACATTCTCGGATCACCGCGTCAAATCGCTTGAGTGCGTGCAAATCTTCGTAGCTGAGTACATCTTTGTCCGGGAAGAAAGACATCAGTTCATCGTGAAGCCGGCGCTGCTCTTCGGGGTGTCGAGCTAACTCGTAGAGTGTGAACGCTAACGTGCTGGCAGTTGTCTCGTAACCGGCAACCAGAAAGACGAAGCAATTAGACACAATGTGCGTGTCCTTGATGAAGCTGGTCTTGGGCCTAATGTCGCTCACTGCTGACGTCACTGTTTCATTGTGCCCCTCATTGTCGCTAGCGGCATTCTTCTGGGCCTCAACCATCAGCTGAACAATGTCCGCTACCGCAGGTGTTCCCTGCTTGCGCACTTGCAACACTTGATGCAGGTTGTCCTGCATGCTCGTGAACAGCCTCCCGTAGCTGAGCAGTGGAAATATGTATGACATAATGGTACCGAGTGAAGGCACAAGTATGCACACGTCATTGATGGCGTTCCCTGAATTCAACAGTATCTTTCGGATTGTGCTGATGACGGGATCATCCACGTTCTTCTGGCAGTCAGACtgcaaagaaaggaagaaaataaaTTATTACACGCGTTACGGGAAGGAGTATCAATTCAAGCTAATGACAACCTAATTTAAGGGGATAGGAAGTTATAGGTGTTCGTTTGCCGCCACAATATGTCTTCCTCACGCAGAGAATAGTGAGTGAAGCTCACGGTTCACTTTCTTAGCCCAAATGGTTCCTAGGATTGctactcaataaacaattgtatcgggccagttggtaaggatccatcttgctaagaagcgcagccactataacaaagaacacacaacacaagcgcttgtgttgtgtgttctttgttgtagtggctgcgcttcttagAAAGTAGGATTGCTAGTTGTGTTTACAGTTACACACGTATATTCTCCTTAGTGAAGTCGGACTAGCAGAGCTACTCAAAAAGTGAGAAGGCGCCaagttgttttctttcttttttttttgcagtgcaaGAGAAACTGGTAAAGCATGCACTGCTGATTATTGTCCATTCACTTTATTACAAATGGTTCCCTGAAACGTGGGAGTTGGGCTTGGGGCTTTTAATGAGGAAAAATGTGTGGCCACTGCAGAGCAATTTCTCAGCATCCATGAAAGTGTAGTGGGTGTCGCGTCAAGTTAAAGAAGACAAAAAATGGGGAGGGGCGAAGTATGCAGttcgcttttagttaatgcgcgtGCTACGGatatttattgttcagcaacgcaccaGGGGAATCTCTCTACCAGCACTACACTGCAAGTCGTGATGCAGTGCTTACATATATGTGATGGATGGTGAACAGAAGCATGGGCAGTCTGTTTTTTTGAACCAAGAAACTTGCAGCAGACGCTGCCTCTGTCGGCGTTTTCTCTCATGGCCGAGGGTGCGAGCTGGTAGTGTAACGTTCACTGTGGAACGAGCACCTCCATAGTCACTGTTCTTGGCGGTGGCACTCTCTTTGGTGCTTAAACAAGTCAAACGTCACAATGACGATGCACGCCGACACCCTAAGGTGCTTTGGCCTTAGAACACACCGATGTTTCGCAGAATTTTAGATTGACGGATCCGCAACACGCGAGCAGATTGGTTGTGGAGttattgaagcagaaaaagaACATGCACTAAGCTAATCACGCATTAATCAGTTTAAATCCTGTATTGGTAAGGGAATAAAAAGTTGTAAATGAGCGCCTGTCCTgtctatgattttttttttcagtgtgcacTTTATTTTGGCACAAAGTTGATTACTATAAATGCACCAACTAGTCCCCAGCAGCGAGAACCAATGACAGGTCAAGGCGCTGACAAAAGTAACAACAACTAAAATATCGGGAGAGCAAAAGGTCGGCTGCGTGTAGAGGTTCGCATGCTTGTTTCTGTCGAGATTGTTCGAGCGCCACCGCGCCACTCTACTCCACGAATTGGGCCGCGCAGACCTTATCGCGGGCCTTCCCATAAGATCCAGGCGGAAAGATAAAACAACTTCATTTTCATTACTTTTATTCGGGTGGCTTCGTGGCAGTTGTACAGGCTTGAAAAGTGGAGCCCAGGGACCACTTTTTGTTTCACTCAGTGTCTCTCCTATAGCACTATATTGTAccttaaagggcccgtaaaccacccacAGGTCGAAATTCCGTTGTGGTGGGGAAATTGTGCACGAATGTACGACGAAAATGGAGCCATCAGAATTTTTTGAAACGGTGCAGCTATAGCGGAGTTATAccactgtcacacgggcacccgtgaaaGCCGTTTAACTTCCTCGTCCTTACGGCCACGAAGATGCGGTTCGTGTCACACGCCCACCCTTACACAAACGAAGGTAAActgagcatttcgcaaaggacgttcagcGATCTTCCTttgcagcgaaacgaggtactcgcgttcccagcagtctagaggtcagagaaaaatttcgagcactaagtggccacAGTCAAAACAATAATACGCTTTGGCAATAGTAAAAGTTCTTCCGTTGTAGTGCTCATTCagaacgcgtgtttgtttacatatatttacgcccgccagattTCACtaactctcaacaccgatgccctacactcCGTGCCTCACTAGTCGAGCCAGCCGGCGCCAAAAAATATTTCGTCCACGCATGTGGTTGTAGTcatcgctgtgtcactcatggctgaagaacacataatgtgcgctcacgaggcaaggaagtaCAAGAACTTTCGTACACCGGCATGAagacaggcaacaaaacaactaaaagcacaatctGGCCAGCGTCACTGGCAGCAacgctacatttagcaaattcGTTTTAATTTGGAATgatttttaatggtttgttagcctcttacatacctaatagtgcttttttgtaaaaattgCATAACGAGAATTAATAAAAAATAATAGAGATGAAATttgaatacttttccgaaaataaAACAGCGCGAGCTGAGCttcctcgcggcaactgttacaaccttgtcattgccgtgggacactgccacaactccttctccgtcgaacccacaaggggagatttacgttgacgctgttcaacggagtttagtggtggccgtgtgacaggggtagtAGACGCGTTTTATTATCGAAACCGTTATGACCACACCTTTCACTCTTTCCTGCGCTTCCCTCCGCTGGTATCCTTTTCCACGCCGCATTTCCCTCTCGCCGAGCACCCCTCTCTTTTCCCTCTCAGTTTCGCGAGGGATACGTCATCGCTGGTGCGCTGCTTAAAACACCGTCTACTTCCGCCTGCCGCGACTCCGGCCGTCAACTCTCCGTCAGTTGTGTTGTAGCTGCGTGCTTGTTGGGGAACCGTGGCTGCCGTAATTGTGCCGGTATGAACCCTGCGTTGTCGCACGCCTTCAAAGGATCGCCAATGCGATGGATTCATACGGGGACACACCGTGCCTTGCACGTGTTGCACGCACGCGGGCAACACAaaagctgcttgcagactgaccggaAGTCATAAGCTCTCGCTCGACCAATCAGAGCATATTTGGCATATTTGGCTCGGCATGTCAGAGATGTAGCACGGCGAGTCACGTTGAGGCCTGAAAGGCCCGGAAAGGAGGAGGAATCGTTCCTTGGAGTTTGTGGTGCGCCGGCGGCTTGTAGCGCAGCCACGTATAAAATCGTTGATCGGGACGCCATTCTGCACACAATGCGAACGTTAgtttgaaatgcttgaaaaaaatatatatattgtaggtgGTTTAGGAGCCCTTTAAAATACGCGACATTTACCGATACACGAATTTATCGGTAAATGCAGATACAGGTACTCCTCTTGCGAGACGTCTATATAGACACAGCATACCCTCAAAAAAACTGATATTGCATCTAAGAAACAGGTATGTTCAGTACTGTCCAGCCCTGGTTCTAACTAGCCCAGTTTCCGAAATTACTACAGTCAAGTACGACACAGAATAGGCATCTAAGCTTCTTGTAAGGTAGGTAATGGTGATGAAAACTTCATTTAGGTCCAGAGAATACGCAGATCCTGTGCTATACGGCTAGTTCCACATAGGGATTGACGGCCAATTCGAGCTTGGCGGCCTGTTTGATGGCACTTTCATATTTTTATACATGCAAAAAATATTACTTTTATAGCAGTGATCGCCGCAACTCTAGAGTTGACAAAGAGCTGTTAGTAAGCTCAATATGGACCAAATATCATCCTCGAATCCTCCTCTATATACTCCTCTCCACTTCCGTTCGACAACACTGTGGTAGTCATTGCTGCATCAAACGTTCAAAACTAACAGCAGTGAGGCTTCCAGCAGAGAACAATCTCTGTCTTCAGTTCACACTTACGCTATtgaatattataataataattgtctcggtttaacgtcccaaaaccactatatatttatgagaaacgccgcagtgTATGGCTTGGAAATGTGGACCACCTGGGTATATTTAAAAGGCCCCTACATCTAAGCACACGTGCCTGAAGCACCCTCTCCTCTAcctaaaatgcagtcgccgcggccggaattcaatcccgcgacccgcTGGTCAGCAGCCGTGGGTCAGCAGCCGCTTAGCTACTAAAACGCCATGGCGGGTTCGTAAGATATTCAAGTAATTGTACTTTAGTACCTGCCATCCAAGAGAGCACTTGGTAATGACGTCCATTGAGACACCTTGAGACAGCTTGGAGAGATTTACAGCCGTGCGTCTGTGTGGGGGCACTTGCTCACCAAGGATTTCCAGCAGCGTGTCTGAACAATGATGTATAATGCCTAGCATTAGCTTCATCTTTGCTGAAGTGAAACTAGGATTGAGTAGATTTCGCACCGTCTTCCATTCATCCCctgaaaaatagaaataaagaaagcATGGGTAAGAGACCAGTATCTACGCTGTTCTTGCCGTGTTACTGCAAGTATACTATGCACGATGCAATGTGCGTTTAGCGCAGGCTAAAATATACAAACTTAGGTTGCTATTGAAGCTAATCTCGTGATGCGACGGTACTCAGGGCAGAACGGGACGGTCGAACACCAAATATGTACCTTCCTCTCAGAGTTTTCGTTCAAAATGGGGTAGTATCAGAGGCCCTATACTATACGACACGTATGGCCAATATGGTGCATTCAACATGACTGTAAACTTCATCACTGAGAGACCAACTAATTTGACGAAATCTTTTCAATAATTTTATACTTAAGGCATGTGGGGACACGAAAAAAGCATATAAAAAGCACACGAATACGAGCGTCAAATTGAGTGCCAAGCGTATAGCAGATCTTCCAAGATTACCCACTTCAATGTACTCTCCAAACATACTGGTCACATAAACATGGCCTTCCAGTGAAACCGCTCATtatttccaagtttttttttcctagagTATTTAGGCCCGTGTTCACAAGCGCTCCTCGACTCGGACCTCGACTGGAACTGATCCATGAGGATTGTTTGGCATTGAAGAAATCGTCATTGACTGCAAAGGCTCCTCGAATTTAGTGAATCCTCAGTATGGGCCTAAAAAATCTCGAGGTAGCACAGGCGCTCTATTCAGCGCTtctcacacacagacacacacaaaaattcTGGATTAATACGGCAAACCTAACATGATACGTCTGTTTTCTCtccatatatttttattttttgtgtttcagtGAATCATCATCCAACTCTTCGTAGTGCACACTCGTAAACCGACCAAGACTAGAATAACGTGGTTAATGGAATGGCAATCCTATAGGAATGACCTCGACGTTGAAACCACCATAATCGACTTTGAAGACTGGTTTAAGAATGTGCTTAAGatagccgaacgctacactaaAGACATACAGCCTAACGTTGGTGCACCCGCCATCGAAACACATCTCCTCCACCTTtgggaggctagaagaggacttctAAAACGGAGGAAGCAGCAAAAATTTAACAGAAAGTTACGGAAATGCATTTCTCTCCTCACCAAGCAATCTCAAAATTATGCGAGCCACttggccaggcagaactggcacgctttctgtgacaagctgcaggggACTCTGAGCAGCAAGAAGACCTAACATATGCTACGCACACTTCTGGCCACGCAACCCCccaaagcagcacagaagcagcaccttcagagtcttattcgaaactacgccggtacagaagaacaACTCCTAAAAGAAATACAAAAGAATCTCTGTGGCGATGCACCCACTCGGGcttcagttcacaccaaagaatacgctggTGCGCCAAACACTGAACTCGACCGGCCCTTCAGCCAGGCTGAACTTCACACAGCCCTaacgaagttgacaagaaataccagccctggaatagacaggattgtcaacaGGCACTTGCGCAACCTACCGCACAAGGCCACCACGGCTCTTTTCCGATATTATATTGCAACGACTGCTGAgataaaggagagctacctgcagtatggaagcactcggaaatcacAATGACTctaagcctaacaaaccagtCCGCATTGAGAGCCTCCACCCGATTTCTCTTACCTTGTGAGtgggaaagctgttcgaacatatggtgcacgaccgcttaacccagtacctggaagacagtggacacctaccggacaTCATGTTcggcttcaggcagcatctttcgacgcacgacgtgcttttgctactcaaagaagacctccttgatcacctcaCCCATCGAAGAAAGTACTCCTTACTAGGAGTCAACGTCAAGGCGGCCTTTgataacgtcagccacgacgcgatccttaacaacctcgaaggcgttggctgcggcattagaacctacgcgtatgtcagaaactttctgacggaCCGTACGGCAACTGAgcatatgcaacatccgcagcaaaagcttccaactaccgaaaaaaggcacgttgcagggttcggtcatctcgccattacttttcaatgtggctatgatAAATCTGGGAAAAATTTTTGACAAAGTACCAgatttacggcacgcgatctaTTCTGATGACATCACTCTctggaccagggcttcgaacactgggagacaagagacctgcctacaaaccgccgtagatACCAACGAACGGTATCTCAGAaactgcggtctctgctgtgcccccgagaaatccgagcacctcgtcctcaaagcgagaacaagaggcagaccccctcTATACGGCGAGCCCATccctagcgtaacgctgaaagtgaccttaattccaaaagtcgagaccctgcgagtACTTGGGGTTAacatctacaaggatggatcgggagctgccacccTACCGAGACTCCAACGGACATTATTACAACTCACGCACCTCCtcaagaggatcgcgaatcaaTGAAACGGACTCTAAGAGAATGACACGCTACGTTTATTGATggctctgttcaccagccgcaaTACGTGTGGCACTCCGTACCTGAATTCGAAAACCGCTAAAATTGAAAAACCTAATATCATGATAAGAAAAACCACTGAAGTAGCCTTGGGACTTCCaccaatggcctctaccacacgtctcctaaagatgggcgtccacaacacgtggcaagagctcatcgAAACGCATAGAAACAGTCAGCTGGAGATGCTCAAActgacgcccacggggaggtcggtgctccggtacctcaactacagtgacacgttcatcgccgatgcacaccggaaaaagcgcatcctGCTGTACGTTAGggagtcgctgtccatcgcacctattacacgcaacatgcatcctactttccacaaaagtagacgcaaggctaCAGCTAACGCTATTGAACGAAAGTTTAAGCAAGACCtggacgcccgctacactgacacggccaagtatccgcataaAAACGCatacgctgtcagcgtcgtagATTCTCAA
This region includes:
- the LOC119160887 gene encoding cytochrome P450 3A5 — protein: MPSIEATLFLVVFLLTTFIMWAARRRHKQSVLRRYGIPGPEPSLLFGNYTELKKDRIKVMEQWAQKYGKIYGFYEGEVAKVVIGDINIAKECFVKRAHEFIDRPPMVTDIESILNSLIGLKGDEWKTVRNLLNPSFTSAKMKLMLGIIHHCSDTLLEILGEQVPPHRRTAVNLSKLSQGVSMDVITKCSLGWQSDCQKNVDDPVISTIRKILLNSGNAINDVCILVPSLGTIMSYIFPLLSYGRLFTSMQDNLHQVLQVRKQGTPAVADIVQLMVEAQKNAASDNEGHNETVTSAVSDIRPKTSFIKDTHIVSNCFVFLVAGYETTASTLAFTLYELARHPEEQRRLHDELMSFFPDKDVLSYEDLHALKRFDAVIRECLRLYPPLVLVTSRICTKDTRLTSGHVIPKGSHIILPTWNVLHDADLWSDPYDFNPDRFSERLDGERLAASTVSFGFGPRECIGKRLALLELKAVLSKLVRKYKFSVCDETQIPMKVKVPLINVFPEREIVLGVEVRCARNA